A genomic window from Diospyros lotus cultivar Yz01 chromosome 2, ASM1463336v1, whole genome shotgun sequence includes:
- the LOC127794782 gene encoding uncharacterized protein LOC127794782, producing MEHAVEIHLHLQELYGEHTRFLRYQISKEFFRARITDGESVSTHVLKMINLVEKLESLDVVMDNNLYVDLILQSLPDSFHDFVMYFNMYKLKTTLPELLNMLKTAEMTMKKEKLVMLIGSSHSSKPKKN from the coding sequence ATGGAGCATGCAGTAGAGATCCATTTGCAtctacaagagttgtatggtgaacaTACTAGATTTTTGAGATATCAGATCTCAAAGGAGTTTTTCAGGGCCCGTATAACGGATGGTGAGTCAGTCAGTACTCATGTATTGAAAATGATAAACCTGGTAGAAAAGCTTGAGTCTTTGGATGTTGTTATGGATAATAATCTATATGTAGATCTTATCCTACAATCTCTTCCTGATTCATTTCATGATTTTGTCATGTATTTCAATATGTATAAGCTTAAGACTACTCTTCCCGAGCTTCTTAACATGTTGAAAACTGCTGAGATGACAATGAAGAAGGAGAAACTTGTCATGCTTATTGGTTCCTCACATTCCTCAAAACCAAAGAAGAATTAG